CCCTGGCATCACAACATGCATaccaacagagacacacacacacacacacacacacacacacactcacacacacacacacacacacacacacacgcacacacacacacacacacacatacacacacacacacacaacacatacacacacacacacagagacacaaacacacacacacacacagagaaacagagagacacacagagacagagacacacacaccacacacatcaaGGTCCTGTGGCGCTGGGGCTACTAAGTGATTGGCAGTGTGTGTGCTGGGGGGAAGGTTTAGTTGCCATTACTGGTGAAGTAATCTCTCTCTCCGCTTGAAAGCTCCAAGACTGTATGACTGTACATGATTAAAGACTCCTGGCAACGCCTCGCACGCACACACCCTCGTCCCCCTCTTCTTCTTTTAGCACCGCCGCCGTTCCTCCTTCTTCTTTACCTCTCCCTTGTTCTTTTCTCGCCAATTGTTTTGCCAGGAAGCCTCAGCACCAGGATCAGAGGAAGGAGCAGGAGCCCAAGAGACCCCACATCAAGAAGCCGCTGAATGCCTTCATGCTGTACATGAAGGAGATGAGGGCCAACGTGGTGGCCGAGTGCACGCTCAAGGAGAGCGCCGCCATCAACCAGATCCTGGGACGGAGGGTACGTATGGGAGAACCCAGGATAGAGCACCCTGACTGGGATGGAGAACGGTTAACCGCCCCCTGTTCTGTAGTCAAGGGTCTGAAACCTTGACAATGTGATGATGTGTGCTAGGGAAATGGCCATAAGACACCATTTGTGTTCTTGTGTTAACCATAACCACCTGACAGCATCTCTCGTTCAGCTAGAGGGCTTCGAGATCACAGAAATAGAATCCATAGGCGGGCCTCCCCATGCAAATCATGGAAGAGTgcaataatgttatatgatgtactgttttcttTTTGTTTCGTATGTAACGTAAGTGCCTTAATgcgtttggaccccaggaagagcagctgctgccttggcaacagctaatgaggatccctaataaattcaaatacaaatgatgtcataatgggtggactggttAGAGGTTCAAGCCCTTTCTCTGGATCCGCTTTCTATGTTTGAGATGTTCCTTCAACTCTTCTACATCAAGGTCCTTCAAGGGACTAATCCCGATGACCATGTCCTTGTCCTAGCCTGTTACTTCCCCTCATCAGACAGATCCACTTCCTACCTGACTGACTAGCGGACGTTCCACCAAATTGGCTTTTTCTTCAAACTTACCGTAGATAATAATAGTGTGGTTTGGAAATGACAAAATGTGTTCCTTTTGAGAATGGGAGTAGAAGAAAGTGAAtgagaaagagaccaatagaACGTGTTGAAAGTCTTAACAGAAAGCCCTGGTGGTTGGGCCAGCCAGCCACAGCAAAGCTCTGTTTGCGGCCTGTGTTTGGTAATTGCCCGCTGACATAGTTTGAAGCAAAAGCGCCGCTAAATTAGAACCAGTGTTTTGATATGAAATCaaagtatttttttctctctctttctctctctctcttctcctctctgcccATATGCTAATCTCTTCATCATGTTCGCCCCCTTTAAAAACAAAAATGATTCcctatttttttttacaagcgTTTGTACATTTTTATAAAGGATTTTTTCTGTAGCAAAACACTAGCACCATGTCTTTGGAGGGATCTTTGGAGGGAACTTTGGAAACTTGAAAGTGCAGACCCGTAATTGACTGTGTGCtgtttttccttttttctctctcgtaCTGAATCAGTGGCATGCCTTATCCAGAGAAGAGCAAGCTAAGTATTACGAATTAGCCCGCAAGGAACGGCAGCTCCACATGCAGCTCTACCCAGGCTGGTCTGCCAGAGATAATTATGTAAGTATCATATAGAAACGGATTGGCAGCGGagaggtgtgttgtgtgtgtgattttgtcaACTGGGATTGTATTTTTCTGGCcggggttcaaatagtatttgaaatctttcaattACTTTTGAGTGTTTGGAGTGCTAGATGagcagggtttgcacttttggggcTATTCCATTGGTCATATTTAGCCAGCAAGGTTGATCACGCACCGCTAAAGTATTTAAAAGATTGAAATGCTCTTTGAACCCAGGCCTGTTCAGTTTTGATGTGGGCTATATGTTGTTTGAAATTCAGAACAGTAGCTAGTATTCTGTGTTAGATTCCTAAAGACAATGCTAGCAACAACACTCTAATAAACTAGCCTTTTCCATGATAATGGTGTCCATTTTTAGCTGCTATGCTACAGCCTAATGTGTAATTCATAGCACTCTACTT
This window of the Salmo trutta unplaced genomic scaffold, fSalTru1.1, whole genome shotgun sequence genome carries:
- the LOC115189673 gene encoding lymphoid enhancer-binding factor 1-like codes for the protein MHGFLFQFSHHMVPGPPGPHATGIPHPAIVNPQVKHEPQHDNDLMTCESPKHTAAVPPSSLPLPCSFLANCFARKPQHQDQRKEQEPKRPHIKKPLNAFMLYMKEMRANVVAECTLKESAAINQILGRRWHALSREEQAKYYELARKERQLHMQLYPGWSARDNYKKKRKRERSRNRLQ